From a single Lolium rigidum isolate FL_2022 chromosome 7, APGP_CSIRO_Lrig_0.1, whole genome shotgun sequence genomic region:
- the LOC124673523 gene encoding D-alanine--D-alanine ligase isoform X3 has product MAPAAAGQEARPLRVGLVCGGPSAERGISLNSARSVLDHIQGEDLLVSCYYIDCGMNAYGISPAQLYSNTPSDFDFKLESLAQEFRSLSEFAEHLSANVDIVFPVIHGKFGEDGGIQELLEKKNIPFVGTPSNECRRAFDKHNASLELEAQGFLTVPNFLVEKDKLDKSKLEEWFTSVNLNKQNGKVVVKPTRAGSSIGVVVAYGANEAAEKAEDIIAEGIDDKIIIEVFLEGGCEFTAIVIDVGTTNNSQPIVLLPTEVELLSSSNSEIQEDTIFNYRRKYLPTQQVAYHTPPRFPTEVIDCIREGVSLLFRHFGLRDFARIDGWFIPTPATSLSSSENGGKFGNTGYGIVLFTDINLISGMEQTSFLFQQASKKNAISKTSRGNPKWYMQAESFCNIWWRYFGAASISYEWHKCLA; this is encoded by the exons ATGGCGCCGGCTGCGGCGGGGCAGGAGGCCAGGCCGCTCCGTGTCGGGCTCGTCTGCGGCGGGCCCTCCGCCGAGCGCGGCATCTCGCTCAACTCCGCCCGCTCCGTGCTCGATCACATCCAG GGCGAGGACTTGCTGGTGAGCTGCTACTACATCGACTGCGGCATGAACGCGTACGGGATATCGCCCGCGCAG CTATACTCCAACACCCCTTCCGACTTTGATTTCAAGCTTGAAAG CCTAGCGCAAGAGTTCCGCTCCTTATCTGAATTCGCGGAGCATCTTTCCGCCAATGTTGACATCGTCTTCCCGGTGATACACGGGAAATTCGGTGAAGATGGTGGTATTCAG GAGCTTCTGGAGAAGAAAAATATTCCGTTTGTTGGAACGCCCTCTAACGAGTGTCGCCGCGCTTTCGACAAG CATAATGCATCGCTCGAGCTCGAAGCGCAAGGTTTCTTaacagtacctaactttcttgtaGAG AAGGATAAGTTGGATAAGTCAAAATTGGAGGAATGGTTCACAAGCGTCAATTTGAATAAACAAAATGGCAAAGTGGTG GTCAAACCTACGAGAGCTGGATCAAGTATAGGTGTAGTTGTCGCTTATGGTGCTAATGAGGCAGCTGAGAAAGCAGAGGACATAATTGCAGAG GGAATTGAtgataagatcatcatagaagtTTTTCTTGAAGGGGGCTGTGAATTTACAGCCATTGTTATTGATGTTGGGACAACTAATAACAGTCAGCCTATCGTTCTGCTTCCAACAGAA GTTGAGCTTCTATCATCTAGTAATAGTGAAATTCAGGAGGATACAATATTTAACTACCGTAGGAAGTACCTTCCAACTCAACAG GTTGCTTATCATACACCTCCACGTTTTCCGACAGAGGTGATTGATTGCATAAGAGAAGGGGTATCTCTTTTATTTCGCCATTTTGGCCTGCGTGACTTTGCCAGGATAGATGGTTGGTTTATACCAACACCCGCTACTTCTTTATCCTCATCTGAAAACGGTGGTAAATTTGGAAACACAGGGTATGGTATTGTCCTTTTCACTGATATTAATTTG ATAAGTGGGATGGAGCAGACCAGTTTTTTGTTTCAGCAAGCTTCAAAG AAAAATGCAATCAGCAAAACAAGCAGAGGTAATCCAAAATGGTACATGCAAGCAGAAAGCTTTTGTAATATTTGGTGGCGATACTTCGGAGCGGCAAGTATCTCTTATGAGTGGCACAAATGTCTGGCTTAA
- the LOC124673523 gene encoding uncharacterized protein LOC124673523 isoform X1: MAPAAAGQEARPLRVGLVCGGPSAERGISLNSARSVLDHIQGEDLLVSCYYIDCGMNAYGISPAQLYSNTPSDFDFKLESLAQEFRSLSEFAEHLSANVDIVFPVIHGKFGEDGGIQELLEKKNIPFVGTPSNECRRAFDKHNASLELEAQGFLTVPNFLVEKDKLDKSKLEEWFTSVNLNKQNGKVVVKPTRAGSSIGVVVAYGANEAAEKAEDIIAEGIDDKIIIEVFLEGGCEFTAIVIDVGTTNNSQPIVLLPTEVELLSSSNSEIQEDTIFNYRRKYLPTQQVAYHTPPRFPTEVIDCIREGVSLLFRHFGLRDFARIDGWFIPTPATSLSSSENGGKFGNTGYGIVLFTDINLISGMEQTSFLFQQASKVGFSHSRILRTIVQHACSRFPSLVPSNHAWTALFRKMQSAKQAEVIQNGTCKQKAFVIFGGDTSERQVSLMSGTNVWLNLQGFDDLDVTPCLLTPANGYFSSHNQDFSESSRDVWTLPYSLVLRHTTEEVCDACFEAIEPERVAITSRLRGQVMKELEQALGKQDWFAGFDIADEQPSKYSLQQWINHVKEAKAVVFIAVHGGIGEDGTIQSLLESAGVPYTGPGPIASRTCMDKVATSLAVDHLASHGIHTIPKDVRASEELLQTSPVDIWNELKTKLQTVTVCVKPARDGCSTGVARLCCPEDLEVYTNALRRKLQRLPANCLSRAHGVIEMPVPPPGSLIFEPYIETDEIIISNEARDDSSRHLVWKGEKEWLEITVGVVGKRGEMHSLNPSITVKESGDILSLEEKFQGGTGINLTPPPASIMSEDALQKCKSCIEMMANTLGLEGFSRIDAFVNVRNGEVLLIEVNTVPGMTPSTVLIHQALTEEPPIYPHKFFRTLLDLAFARAN, encoded by the exons ATGGCGCCGGCTGCGGCGGGGCAGGAGGCCAGGCCGCTCCGTGTCGGGCTCGTCTGCGGCGGGCCCTCCGCCGAGCGCGGCATCTCGCTCAACTCCGCCCGCTCCGTGCTCGATCACATCCAG GGCGAGGACTTGCTGGTGAGCTGCTACTACATCGACTGCGGCATGAACGCGTACGGGATATCGCCCGCGCAG CTATACTCCAACACCCCTTCCGACTTTGATTTCAAGCTTGAAAG CCTAGCGCAAGAGTTCCGCTCCTTATCTGAATTCGCGGAGCATCTTTCCGCCAATGTTGACATCGTCTTCCCGGTGATACACGGGAAATTCGGTGAAGATGGTGGTATTCAG GAGCTTCTGGAGAAGAAAAATATTCCGTTTGTTGGAACGCCCTCTAACGAGTGTCGCCGCGCTTTCGACAAG CATAATGCATCGCTCGAGCTCGAAGCGCAAGGTTTCTTaacagtacctaactttcttgtaGAG AAGGATAAGTTGGATAAGTCAAAATTGGAGGAATGGTTCACAAGCGTCAATTTGAATAAACAAAATGGCAAAGTGGTG GTCAAACCTACGAGAGCTGGATCAAGTATAGGTGTAGTTGTCGCTTATGGTGCTAATGAGGCAGCTGAGAAAGCAGAGGACATAATTGCAGAG GGAATTGAtgataagatcatcatagaagtTTTTCTTGAAGGGGGCTGTGAATTTACAGCCATTGTTATTGATGTTGGGACAACTAATAACAGTCAGCCTATCGTTCTGCTTCCAACAGAA GTTGAGCTTCTATCATCTAGTAATAGTGAAATTCAGGAGGATACAATATTTAACTACCGTAGGAAGTACCTTCCAACTCAACAG GTTGCTTATCATACACCTCCACGTTTTCCGACAGAGGTGATTGATTGCATAAGAGAAGGGGTATCTCTTTTATTTCGCCATTTTGGCCTGCGTGACTTTGCCAGGATAGATGGTTGGTTTATACCAACACCCGCTACTTCTTTATCCTCATCTGAAAACGGTGGTAAATTTGGAAACACAGGGTATGGTATTGTCCTTTTCACTGATATTAATTTG ATAAGTGGGATGGAGCAGACCAGTTTTTTGTTTCAGCAAGCTTCAAAG GTTGGATTCTCTCACTCTCGAATCCTCCGTACAATTGTTCAGCATGCTTGCTCGCGGTTTCCTTCCCTTGTTCCAAGCAATCACGCATGGACTGCTTTGTTCAGAAAAATGCAATCAGCAAAACAAGCAGAGGTAATCCAAAATGGTACATGCAAGCAGAAAGCTTTTGTAATATTTGGTGGCGATACTTCGGAGCGGCAAGTATCTCTTATGAGTGGCACAAATGTCTGGCTTAATTTGCAAGGGTTCGATGAT CTCGATGTGACACCGTGCTTGCTTACACCTGCAAATGGATATTTTTCTTCCCACAACCAAGATTTCAGCGAAAGTTCACGTGATGTTTGGACGCTGCC ATATTCATTAGTGCTACGACATACAACTGAAGAAGTTTGTGATGCATGTTTCGAGGCAATTGAACCTGAGAGGGTTGCAATAACATCTCGCTTGCGTGGTCAAGTTATGAAAGAACTTGAACAAGCATTAGGAAAACAAGATTGGTTTGCAGGCTTTGATATTGCTGATGAACAACCTAGTAAATACTCTTTGCAACAGTGGATCAACCATGTTAAAGAAGCTAAAGCTGTAGTGTTCATTGCag TTCATGGTGGTATTGGGGAGGATGGTACCATCCAATCGCTGTTGGAATCTGCAGGAGTTCCTTACACAG GGCCAGGACCAATAGCTTCTAGAACATGCATGGACAAAGTTGCAACTTCACTTGCTGTTGACCAT TTGGCTAGTCATGGAATTCACACCATACCAAAGGATGTACGAGCATCAGAAGAGCTACTGCAGACATCTCCTGTTGATATCTGGAATGAACTGAAAACAAAACTACAAACGGTAACCGTATGTGTGAAACCTGCTCGTGATGGATGCTCAACTGGTGTGGCAAGATTGTG CTGTCCAGAGGACCTAGAAGTCTATACAAATGCATTGAGGAGAAAGCTTCAGCGTCTGCCTGCTAACTGTCTATCTAGG GCACATGGAGTAATTGAGATGCCAGTCCCTCCTCCGGGGTCATTAATATTTGAGCCATATATAGAAACCGACGAAATTATCATTTCAAATGAAGCAAGGGATGACAGTTCCCGGCATCTGGTTTGGAAGGGAGAAAAGGAATGGCTTGAAATAACTGTTGGTGTCGTTGGCAAACGTGGGGAGATGCATTCATTAAATCCAAGTATCACAGTCAAAGAAAGCGGTGATATCTTATCTCTTGAAGAGAAATTTCAAG GTGGAACTGGAATCAACTTGACGCCACCTCCTGCATCAATTATGAG CGAGGATGCTCTGCAGAAATGCAAAAGTTGTATTGAGATGATGGCAAACAcactggggctggaaggtttttcacGCATTGATGCATTTGTGAACGTGCGAAATGGAGAG GTGCTGTTGATAGAGGTAAATACTGTACCTGGGATGACGCCATCCACGGTTCTGATTCACCAA GCACTGACAGAAGAACCACCCATTTACCCCCACAAGTTCTTCAGAACACTCCTTGATCTGGCGTTTGCAAGGGCAAACTAG